One Serratia liquefaciens genomic window, GCCTGCAACAGGGTTGCCGCCAACATCATCGAGGCAGGCCATGCGGTTTTCAGCCAGGTCACGATGTCGCACCCGATTAATTTGCAGCTGCAAAACACCGATAAAACAGCGATTGGCAAAATGTGGGCGCCGGTAGACGCACTGTTTTTAGCCATGATGGAAGAGTTGATTATTTTGGATCTTCCCGGTTGGGATAAAAGCGCAGGCATTAAACGAGAGATTGAGTTTTATCAGTCGCGCAATCAACGCGTAAGCCTGTGGTCCGAGGTTGAACACGAATTCAAATAGCTCGCTGAGGTACCAGAATAAACTAAGCCTGCATATGCAGGCTTTTCACTTGGCTGGATGGGGAATAGCGCTATCGGGCAATCACGGTCAGTTGACTGTCCGGGGTCACGCCAGAGATATCGATATTTTTCAGAAGAATACGGCGTTCAGGCAA contains:
- a CDS encoding DUF1937 family protein — its product is MRKIFLACPYSHSDENVVQERFLACNRVAANIIEAGHAVFSQVTMSHPINLQLQNTDKTAIGKMWAPVDALFLAMMEELIILDLPGWDKSAGIKREIEFYQSRNQRVSLWSEVEHEFK